One region of Halohasta litchfieldiae genomic DNA includes:
- the carB gene encoding carbamoyl-phosphate synthase large subunit encodes MSTESSSGSSQEDRTILLIGSGPIQIGQAAEFDYSGAQACRALQEEGARVVLVNSNPATIMTDPEMADEVYIEPITTEAIADIIEQERPDGVIAGLGGQTGLNVTAELAEEGVLEEFDVEIMGTPLDTIYATEDRDLFRQRMQNIGQPVAKSVTLSLDEGESVTDFDSGALRDRVEQAVDDVGGLPVIARTTYTLGGSGSGIVDEMDELVERVRKGLRLSRNSEVLVTESIAGWVELEYEVMRDADDSCIIICNMENIDPMGIHTGESTVVTPSQVIPDDGHQDMRTAALDVIRELGIQGGCNIQFAWRDDGSTGGEYRVVEVNPRVSRSSALASKATGYPIARVTAKVALGKRLHEISNEITGETTAAFEPAIDYIVTKVPRWPIDKFDDVDFELGTAMKSTGEAMAIGSTFEESLLKALRSSEYDPAADWDEIDDETLESEYIEKPTPDRPYAMFEAFDRGYTVDEIIELTGIKEWYVERFSRVAESVTAAQNGDFTPAAVAGHTNAEIAAVAGGGTDVGTVEQEVPGRNYKQVDTCAGEFAAETPYYYSARLPEFQKGPLLGDAAAGELRVDKEVDSVVVVGGGPIRIGQGVEFDYCSVHAIQALRDLDIEAHVVNNNPETVSTDYDTSDGLFFDPISAEEVADVIEATGANGVMVQFGGQTSVNIGEPLQTEIDRRGLDCEVLGTTVEAMDLAEDRDRFNALMDELGIAQPEGGTATSKTEALELAHEIGYPVLVRPSYVLGGRAMRVVHDDQELEHYIEEAVRVSPDKPILVDQFLDDAVELDVDAVSDGENVLIGGVMEHVESAGVHSGDSACMIPPRSLDDATMARVRDVTEGIAEALETVGLLNVQLAVKDGVVYVLEANPRSSRTVPFVSKATGVPIAKIAAKVMTGKTLAELAVEEQIPEQTSVKEVVLPFDRLQGSDPRLGPEMKSTGEVMGSADTFGKAYAKAQDATNKSIPQSGVVAIDLSDDAFPDPDTEAGEELVDGFGEFFEFCEAVDLVDAARKGDVDLIISRDRNLLEVAVEENLTYFSTAASANAALEAIRAADEPLDVVSIADRPKRIAQWGR; translated from the coding sequence ATGAGTACTGAGAGCAGTTCGGGGAGCTCGCAGGAAGACCGTACAATCCTGCTCATCGGCAGTGGACCGATCCAGATCGGCCAAGCCGCTGAGTTCGACTACTCGGGCGCACAGGCCTGCCGAGCACTCCAAGAGGAGGGCGCGCGGGTCGTGTTGGTCAACTCCAACCCGGCGACGATCATGACCGACCCCGAGATGGCCGACGAGGTCTACATCGAGCCGATCACGACCGAAGCCATCGCCGACATCATCGAACAGGAGCGACCGGACGGCGTCATCGCCGGCCTCGGTGGCCAGACCGGCCTCAACGTCACCGCCGAACTCGCCGAGGAGGGCGTTCTCGAAGAGTTCGACGTCGAGATCATGGGGACGCCGCTGGACACCATCTACGCAACAGAGGACCGCGACCTGTTCCGTCAGCGGATGCAGAACATCGGCCAGCCGGTTGCGAAATCCGTAACGCTCTCGCTTGACGAAGGCGAATCCGTCACTGATTTCGATTCGGGCGCGCTCCGCGACCGCGTCGAACAGGCCGTCGACGACGTTGGTGGCCTGCCTGTCATCGCCCGAACAACCTACACGCTGGGTGGCTCCGGCTCCGGTATCGTCGACGAGATGGACGAACTCGTCGAGCGCGTCCGCAAAGGGCTCCGCCTCTCGCGCAACAGCGAAGTGCTCGTCACCGAGTCCATCGCTGGCTGGGTCGAACTCGAATACGAGGTGATGCGCGACGCCGACGATTCCTGTATCATCATCTGTAATATGGAGAACATCGACCCGATGGGGATCCACACCGGCGAGTCGACGGTCGTCACCCCCTCGCAGGTCATCCCCGACGATGGCCACCAGGATATGCGCACGGCGGCACTCGATGTCATTCGAGAGTTGGGCATTCAGGGCGGCTGTAACATCCAGTTCGCGTGGCGGGACGACGGTTCGACCGGCGGCGAGTACCGCGTTGTCGAGGTCAACCCGCGTGTCTCCCGCTCGTCGGCACTGGCCTCGAAGGCCACCGGCTACCCGATTGCCCGTGTCACCGCGAAGGTCGCACTCGGCAAACGCTTGCATGAGATCTCAAACGAGATTACCGGCGAGACGACCGCCGCCTTCGAGCCAGCCATCGACTACATCGTGACGAAAGTCCCACGCTGGCCGATAGACAAGTTCGACGATGTCGACTTCGAACTCGGCACGGCAATGAAATCCACCGGAGAGGCGATGGCCATCGGTTCGACCTTCGAGGAGTCGCTCCTGAAGGCACTCCGGTCGTCGGAGTACGACCCCGCCGCCGACTGGGACGAGATCGACGACGAGACCCTAGAGTCTGAATACATCGAGAAACCGACGCCGGACCGTCCGTACGCCATGTTCGAGGCCTTCGACCGCGGCTACACGGTCGACGAGATCATCGAACTCACGGGGATCAAAGAGTGGTACGTCGAGCGGTTCAGCCGCGTGGCTGAGTCGGTGACCGCGGCCCAGAACGGCGACTTCACCCCGGCCGCGGTCGCCGGTCACACGAACGCCGAAATCGCTGCCGTCGCCGGTGGCGGCACCGATGTCGGCACTGTCGAACAAGAGGTTCCCGGCCGCAACTACAAACAGGTCGACACCTGTGCGGGCGAGTTCGCTGCCGAAACCCCGTACTACTACTCCGCACGTCTGCCGGAGTTCCAGAAAGGCCCGCTTCTCGGCGACGCCGCTGCGGGTGAACTGCGTGTCGACAAAGAGGTCGACAGCGTGGTCGTCGTTGGCGGCGGTCCGATCCGAATCGGACAGGGAGTCGAGTTCGACTACTGTTCGGTCCACGCGATTCAGGCACTGCGTGACCTAGATATCGAGGCCCACGTCGTCAACAACAACCCCGAAACCGTCTCTACTGATTACGATACCTCCGACGGACTCTTCTTCGATCCGATTTCGGCCGAAGAGGTCGCCGACGTGATCGAAGCCACCGGCGCAAACGGTGTGATGGTTCAGTTCGGCGGCCAGACATCGGTCAACATCGGCGAGCCGCTCCAGACCGAAATCGACCGCCGTGGACTCGACTGTGAGGTGCTGGGGACGACCGTCGAGGCGATGGACCTCGCCGAGGACCGCGACCGGTTCAACGCCCTCATGGATGAGCTAGGCATCGCCCAGCCAGAGGGTGGCACCGCGACCTCGAAAACTGAAGCACTGGAACTCGCCCACGAGATCGGCTACCCCGTTCTCGTGCGTCCGAGCTACGTGCTGGGTGGCCGTGCGATGCGTGTCGTCCACGACGATCAGGAGCTCGAACACTACATCGAGGAGGCCGTGCGTGTCTCACCGGACAAGCCAATCCTCGTCGACCAGTTCCTCGACGACGCGGTCGAACTGGATGTCGATGCCGTCTCGGATGGCGAAAACGTCCTGATCGGCGGCGTGATGGAACACGTCGAGAGCGCGGGTGTCCACTCCGGCGACTCGGCGTGTATGATCCCGCCGCGCTCGCTGGACGACGCAACGATGGCCCGCGTGCGCGACGTCACCGAAGGCATCGCTGAGGCCCTCGAAACCGTCGGCCTGCTGAACGTCCAGCTTGCGGTGAAAGACGGCGTGGTGTACGTCTTGGAGGCGAACCCACGTTCCTCACGTACGGTTCCGTTCGTCTCGAAGGCCACGGGCGTTCCGATTGCCAAAATCGCCGCCAAGGTGATGACCGGCAAAACGCTCGCCGAACTCGCGGTCGAGGAGCAGATCCCCGAACAGACGAGCGTCAAGGAGGTCGTCCTGCCGTTCGACCGCCTGCAGGGATCCGATCCGCGTCTCGGACCGGAGATGAAATCCACCGGCGAAGTGATGGGCAGTGCCGACACGTTCGGCAAGGCCTACGCCAAAGCCCAAGACGCCACCAACAAATCGATCCCACAGTCGGGTGTCGTCGCAATCGATCTCTCCGATGATGCGTTCCCGGACCCCGATACTGAGGCTGGCGAGGAACTCGTCGATGGGTTCGGCGAGTTCTTCGAATTCTGTGAGGCCGTCGACCTCGTCGATGCCGCCCGCAAAGGTGACGTAGATCTGATCATCTCCCGTGACCGCAACCTGCTTGAGGTCGCCGTCGAGGAGAACCTTACCTACTTCTCGACCGCGGCCAGCGCAAACGCCGCGCTTGAAGCAATCCGCGCGGCTGACGAACCACTCGACGTGGTCTCGATTGCGGACCGTCCGAAACGCATCGCCCAGTGGGGCCGGTAG
- a CDS encoding NAD(+)/NADH kinase, producing MEVGIVAQRGNSRATALAAEIRATLGAAGVDCRLDEATASTVDAPAAGADVDSFAECDLVVSIGGDGTFLFAARGAGGTPILGVNLGEVGFLNAVRPDEAIEAVREEVESLREGRQEVREAPRLTASFEEWESVPAVNEIVVTGPRRGHGGGATFEVEIDGSHYTSGHADGILIATPTGSSAYNLSESGPLVHPSINGLIINEMCGTEAMPPLVVAGDCEVTISVADADHVVVVSDGRRPHELDVPCEITVSRAEPPVRLAGPVADFFEALGKLS from the coding sequence ATGGAGGTCGGAATCGTCGCACAGCGGGGCAACAGCCGGGCAACAGCACTAGCTGCCGAGATCAGAGCCACACTCGGTGCGGCGGGCGTCGACTGTCGGCTCGACGAGGCGACCGCCAGCACGGTCGACGCGCCCGCGGCTGGCGCGGACGTCGACAGCTTTGCGGAGTGTGATCTCGTGGTCAGCATCGGTGGCGACGGCACGTTTCTGTTCGCCGCCCGCGGGGCTGGCGGTACGCCGATTCTGGGCGTCAACCTCGGCGAAGTCGGCTTTTTAAATGCCGTCAGGCCCGACGAGGCCATTGAGGCCGTCCGCGAGGAGGTTGAGTCGCTCCGCGAGGGGAGACAGGAGGTCCGGGAGGCCCCACGGCTCACTGCCAGCTTCGAGGAGTGGGAAAGCGTCCCCGCAGTCAACGAGATCGTCGTCACCGGCCCGCGGCGCGGCCACGGCGGCGGCGCAACGTTCGAGGTCGAGATCGACGGCTCACATTACACCAGCGGCCACGCTGATGGTATCCTGATCGCCACCCCAACTGGGAGTTCAGCCTACAATCTCAGCGAGAGCGGGCCGCTTGTCCACCCGTCGATCAACGGCCTGATCATCAACGAGATGTGTGGCACGGAGGCAATGCCACCGCTGGTGGTGGCTGGCGACTGCGAGGTCACCATCTCGGTTGCGGACGCCGATCACGTGGTGGTCGTCAGCGATGGTCGACGGCCACACGAACTCGATGTCCCATGCGAAATCACGGTCTCGCGGGCCGAACCACCGGTTCGACTCGCTGGCCCAGTCGCCGATTTCTTCGAAGCACTCGGCAAACTCTCCTGA